The window CAGAGTAAAGGAAGTTGCGTCTTTGGCGATGACCTGTTTCTCGGCGAGCAGTCGACCATTCGATGCAAGCCcgatgatcttgatcttgctctGTTGCCCCGCTCTGCCGCTCGCAAGGATGCGGAAGTCAGAACAGAACCGCTCCAGCTTAGTCACAAGATGCCATTCGCCCTTATCCACGGTGTGCACCTCACCATCCTCGTTCTCCAGATAGAAACTTGGCGAAGTAGTTGAGACAGGGACGAACGGATCCGCCACAATTCGCTTTTTGCCGTGGGCAGAGACTGTGACCGAGCGTTGTGCGTACCCGCTCAAGACTTCcgcgtcttgagcttgagatAGTTCGAGAAGATCAATCTTGGCACCTTGTGGAGCAGAGCTGAGAACTGCAAGCGAGACCTTGTTTGCCTCTTGGTTTTCAAGTGATGGGGCCGCCCACCCAGCAACAGCGATCTGGTATGCAGCTGATGCCGTGCTCTGCATGTTGTTAAGTTGCACTGCAGCGATAAGCTTTGGCTCGGCTGCAGGCGAACCGCGCACTTTGTTATGACTGCCTAGAAGTCCCCAGTCAAAGCGCCAAATTTGAATAAACCCGTTCTGAAAGACGGCCGCCATGATACCAATGGCTTCGTCCAAGGAACGGCCTGGCAGCTGCGACCAAGCGGTGTGGCATGGCACTGTGacagccgctgctgcgctcgcccGCATCGACGGATCGGCCGGTGGCAGGAGGAGGCTGAGCGAGGCCATCGGAGGCGGAACGTTCTGCATTCGGAAAGGGGTCAATAAAGTTGCAGCACCATCAGCTACGGCTACGCAAGCGACATCAACAGGAGGTCGGCCGCCGGAAGCCATCGTCTCCAGTGTAAAGTATcgttgctcgactcgatctgtGTGTGCGATGAGCAGTTGCAATGGGTCTTCTGGATGCCAATTGACCTGTTCCACGCCTTGCATCACAGATGTAACAAATTCCTGCTTAAGATACCAGTGATAGTTGCCCGTAGTGTAGATTTGAACGACATCGTGAGCGGAATTGGCTTCTCCGGCTCGAGTGAGCCAGACAGCGAGAGCCGATCCATCCGCATTCCACGCTAGCTCTCGAACGAAATGCGTCCTGCTCCAGGGAGCTTCGTTTTGCGAATCGATCCAGCCGAGCTGCGTCCCTTGGGGTTGTGAGGCGGATTCCTCTCGCAAGCTGAACTCGCCATGACGAAGACCGTTGCGTTCAAAGAAAACTACATCGTGACGTCCCTTGCGACCTTGACTCCACATCTGACCTTGAACATCGGATGGTCCAAACCTCTGTGTGCTCGCGATGAGATTCCCGATGGGTCGAAAAGCGAGGGTCTGAGATATACCTCTGACCGAAGCATCTGACGTGGCGGACAATGCGCCTGTTCGTGAGTAGATCCGGATGATTCTGTGCCAGATGAGGTCTGTCGCGCTGTCGGATGACGACGGAATAAAGGGCTCGAGCGAGCTGATCGCGAAGAATGCACCGTCTCCACGCCAGCTAATGCGTGGTCTTCCGTCGTCATCTGGCAATTTGGGTCCCCGAGTGTCAGTCTTGCTCTCCTTggccgctgcagctgcctcagcagcagctgctgccgctgccttTCCTTCGGATCCGTGAAATTGTGTTGCTTTGCTTCCCCAACCTACGTCGActgcctcgtcctcgccaAAGCTGTCGGTGCGCAAGCTGAGCTCGGAAAGCACTTCGAAATCGCGAGTCATGAGAAGTACCTTCTCCGCCTCGCTTCTCCCTGTCGATGAAGCGTCCTGCGGCATCTCGGAGGTGACAAGGACTAGCAGCTCATCATCTGGACTCCAGCATGCAGCGCCAATGCCTTGCTCGATGGTACCCACCACGGAAGGCTCGATTGCAGGAGCATCGTCCAGAGTTTCATTTGCTGAAGAGACGGGCAGAAGAAGCAGGTCACCACCAGCTGAAATTGTACAGAGTGCCGCTTGATTTTGCACTTCCTGGCCGCCATCAGAGAGATAGTGGAAGTCGATCACATCTGTAGGGCTCCGGCCGGATGTAGAAGCAACCGCTGTCGAAGAATTAGGCAGAGGTGACGGAGGCCCGGGTACGAGCAGAGAGTTAAACTGGGTGAAGGCTTGCTCCTGACTGCTGACCTTCAGAAAGTGGATGGTCACATCTGCTGCAGTGGGAGAGATGCGCGATGTTGCGACTGCGTAAATGGATCCATTGTCGAGATCAGCTGCCGTGGCTTTGATCTTGAGTGGAGATCCCGAAGCGAATGTGATCGCCCGATGTGACAAGACGGAGAGATTGCGCATTGCCGATTATTTTCAGTGACGAGGATCGTAAGCCCTGTTTTGGCTTGCTTTCAAAAGCGTCAGGTGTGCGAGAAGGCAGTGTAAAGGTGATGAAGATGGAGGTGGAAGGACGGattgcactcgtgactctcacACGTCAATGTGTTGACTTGAACCCGACTTGAAATTTTGTCAGGTGCGTTCTTCCAGACATACCAGGGTTTTGCTCCACTTCTCCGGGAAAGGATGGAAAAAAAATTGGCCGAAATTCAAGCCCATCAAAAAGGAACAGGAAAATGTCGTGAGTGGCGCTCCCTGGCTCGTATCCCGGAGATAGCACCACTTTTGCACACACAGTATGTACAAAGAGGGAGAACCAGAGTATGAATTAACGATCAGTATAGTAGTAGTAAGGATagacagagagagaggaaaGGAGCGCAGAATCAAGTGAAGCTTTCGTGGCCTTAGATGTTTCAGCGACTTAATAAATACAGGAACATGCGTAGTGCGACGAGGCGTAAAAGACGCGAAGAATGCGAAAGCGAGAGAGGCTCACAGAAAGGAAAAGCTGCAGCGTGTTTGAGAGGCATCAGAGTTCGCGATTGCCGCCCTTTGCCGCTTAGAAGTCTGGAAAGAGGTCGGCGTATAAATCATGATGACCTGAATCAGCGCCATACAGGCCAGGCATGGCGCTCGGTCTGGCTGGCTCGTACTTGCTAAAGTTGGATGTGTCGCCTGGTCGCCCGAGGTAGGGAACAATGGGAGGAAGGATCCTGCCCTCCTGTAACGCCTTCCAGTCGACACCATGGAACCAAGGATGGTTCTTGACGTCATTCGCACCACCACGAAGGTTGCCGAGACGCCTGCTACGGTCAGCCGTTAGAAGGCTCGAGATGAGGTCGCGCGAGAGCGGGTCAATCTCCTCGGGAAAGACGAGGTTGCCAGCCAGAATCTTTTCATAGATCAAGATTGGGTTGGGGTCGTAGAATGGTGGGTAGCCGGCTAGCATCTCGAAAAGCAGAATGCCCAATGACCACCAATCGACGGCGCTACCATGACCGCTGCACTGGATAATTTCTGGCGCAAGATACTCGGGTGTGCCGCAGAGCGTCCAAGTTCGATCTTCAACCTCCTTGGCAAATCCAAAGTCGGTGATCTTGGTGTAGCCGTTCGAGTCGATTAGAAGGTTTTCCGGCTTCAAGTCTCGGTACACCACCTTGTTGCTATGGAGGTATTCGATAGCCAGTACGATGGTCGAGATGTAGAAGCGAGCTACGTCTGCCGAGAAATGACCTGCTCTGCGCAAGTACGAAAAGATCTCGCCGCCGACGACATATTCCATCAGCATGTAGCAGTTCTTGCTATCCTGGAAGGAAGCGATCATGTTGACGAGAAAAGGATGATCCACCTTGGTCAAAATGCAGCGCTCACTGTTGATATGCGAgacctgcttgagcttgattACATCCGTCTTGGCCAAGACCTTGAGCGCAAAGTAGGCCGAGCGATCCGCAACGTCGCGATCTTTCAGACGTACCAACAACACGCGACCAAAGGTACCTGTTCCCAATGTTTCGACAACCTCAAAATCTGAGAGCGCGTAAGGACGGTTGGGAGAGGATCGCAGCGGAGATGCTGAGCCAACGCTTTTTGCAACCTTTTCtgtcgaggacgatgacgtCTTTGGGTCAGACGAAGATGCTGCCGGCGGACCGCTGCGAGATGCCAAAGACGGCATCAAGGTGGGCCGAGAAACATGCGATGCACAAGCCCCCAGCAAGGGGACCGAGAGCGTGTCGACGATGTCCTCGATCATCACAATATCCACAAAGGCAGGAGCGGGAGTGGCCGCGGTGCGCCCACTCGGGCGCGTCTCCAATGTAGGTTTGACCAGGTCGGTGGGTGCTAGTGCAGGAGACTGGCGAAGCTCGGCAATAGTGTCGGGCTCGACCAGCGTCTCCCACTGTGATTGGCGTTGGTTTTCGAActgatggcgatgctgcttccTTCGAATCTTTGCCCGCTTGACAGCGAGCTTACCCTGGCGCGTCAATGCAGGAAAGGCTTCGAGCGGTGTCCAGCCTTCCTCGTCTTGGAAGCGAATGCCATCTTGTAGTTCCATGGCTTGTCGACCGTGCGCTTCAACGTGCCAACCGGGCGAGACGCCGGGCACAAGCTGAGCGTccagcgagacgagcgatgCACGATTTGGGGGGGCTTCGAGTGCCGCCTGCGACTGGCGGCGAGCCATGGCTTGGCTAGCGCGTCGCTCGGTGTCGGCATTACGGCTCATCATGAGAGGCTGCATGACTTCCGGAGCATCGAACGAGCGCCTAGCGGCCGTAGCTGATGATGATCGGGGAGGTGCATCGTCTGATCGCGGCAACAAGGAGTCTTGCGACATGTGCAGACCGCCGACAAACGTCTGCAGACCTGGCACAAATCGTGCGGTAGAGGAGGTGCTAGGTAGCGCGCGCGGCCGCGCTGATGTCGAAGCCGTAGCACAGTCTCCATTTGTGTCGAAGAAGCTGAGGCGCCGCTGTTTACCCTGAGCTGTATCAGTGTTGGCTGGATATCGTGATGCTGTCAAATTGTCGGTCATCTCACCGAAAAGATTGTTGAAATAAGATGCCGTGTAATCTGGCACGACATCGTCGAAAGTTCGCTTCAACGACATGATGTGAGTTCCTTTCGTCGGTCGGCGGTCGTATGATTGGATCAGCGTTACAAGAAGAGCGGAGATGAAGCTGCGTCGAGATTGTGGTCAAGTGCCCAAGGAGGAGAGGGCCAACACCAAATTTGAGTGGTCTGTATATGAGAGAGTAAGAGATTGGCGGAGTGGCTGACAGGAAGAGCGCTCACAGTGCAAATTGGCAAagttgatgttgatgttgaAGAACGGACCGTTTGGGTGATGGAAGAGACTTGAACGAGCGGTGTACAGAGTGAAGACGCAGCTGTGAGGGTCAAGATGTGCGTATCTCGCCGACTGCCCGTTGACTGAAAGCGTCCAACCAAGATGCAGGAGGCCGCAGTTGAAAGGACTGCGCTTGTACCAAAGTAAAGAGCAGACACCTAATAGGTGTGGTACATTGCGAAATGGGACGTGGGCCAAGCACTGAAAAAAACGCCTGCGCTTGGCACGTCGATGGGGTTGGGGACCGAAATGAGATGTGGCGGATGAAGGCAACGGCGAACGCGACCAAAAGAATGCAACAATGGCGGCTTTTTGGCAGATGTATGCTACACAAAAAGTTGGACGATCTGGCTGGTGGGGGTCGATGTGAGCGCTGTGCAAAACCAAGGCTGAAGACGGGCTGGCAGAATGCAGCGGGCTGGGGTCGGAAGAACCGCCTCTTGGGGGTTAAGCTTTAGCGTCGATGATACGCAAGAGGCAGCACAACAACGGCAGCGATTGCGATATGTGTGNNNNNNNNNNNNNNNNNNNNNNNNNNNNNNNNNNNNNNNNNNNNNNNNNNNNNNNNNNNNNNNNNNNNNNNNNNNNNNNNNNNNNNNNNNNNNNNNNNNNAttcgtgtgtgtgtgtgtgtgtgtgtaagagagagagagaggggGGGAGCAAGGTGCTTTGCGTCTAGATTAGCGTTCAAGCCAACACCATTGCAATGAAAACGAGACGTCTCGGGCTTCCAGAGCCCTTGATGTGTTTGTTCGTAGCGAAGGAGAGGCCATCAGGCGAAATGGGAGACGGCGGTGCAAGAACAAAAGGCTCACCAGCTTCAGTTAGGGCAGTGTCCACTCCTCCGCGCTAAATCTCGTATAAGTTAGCTATAACCACGCACCAAACTTGCAGAAAAGCGTGTAGAACGGTGCCACGTTCCGATGGagaaattcgtgattcgtgaatgcatCCAAAGGTAGATagacactcgtgactgtacgAGTAAGGACCACGAACAATATAGTAAGTCAAGGCAAAACGCAGCCACAACtagagcagcagcagaccgAAGCGAGTCCAAAGCGAGTCCAAAGCGAGATTTCTGTGCAGGATGGCTGCAGAAACAGAGAGTGACAGCTGATGGGGAATGACTAGAACCGAGTCGAATGCAGAACGCTCAGTCAGTAGCTGTCGCGGCCGCGGCCAGAGTGAAGGCCTACCGCCACAGGCTCAATTTTGAAAGACAAGTTTCATCATCCGACAGATGCCcatacattcgtgatttcttTTAGGGGTTCCACCTGTCCGTGAACCTGCTCTTTCATTTTTTtaattttttttttgaaATTGTTCAAGAGTCGAACCGCAGGTCAGAGGTCGCAGCCATAGAAGCGGTTCCCTTACACTGCTTCTCGAAGCCGCCCATTTTCCACTCTGGCTCTGCTGGTCTTTGGATAAATTTTATAAAAAAAATTACGAAAGGAAAAAAAGAGACTAACAAGACATGTCTCGAACCTGttgagacgagcgagcgtcATTAACGTGGACTAGTCCACAATGCCAgccattcaagattcaaGATTGCCCTCTTGGTTCCAAAAATGTGCAAATTACAGCACACGGGAGGCACGAGGGCAATAGACCCACAattagtcacgagtctgcTCCTCTGgcgacattcacgattggcgaACATCAAGGCTAGCATGCCAACTCGGTGCAGTGGGGTGGGCAACAGAGCCGCGTTCACAGCCACAAATTGAGCGACAAGCCAATTCACATCTTGTTCGGCTGTCTCTTCCTTTATCCATCGCTCCTGCTGGAAAAAGAGTCTCGGACCTGTGCTCTTTCTGCCAAAAcacctcgacgacgagttgaGCTATTTTTCAGAAATCAGCATCAGAGGCGTTGGCGAATACGCTAATGTTGCATTTCTTGCAGATGTGAGCAAACCAGCCTCTTGCTTGAGCGCATTAGCCAAGTCATCGCGGCAGCCAACTAAAGTATGCAGAGGAAAGCTGTGTTGGCTTACAGACTGGTATGGCCTCTCCTCTTGGTTCCGTTTGCGTTCCCATCTGCGATTCTCGGCTCGGCACTGTCGACGTAAGGCGACCAATCCTTCTTTTTTGGTAACGTTATCACTTTGAAAATGAAACAGGCGGCTCAGCGCAGTATCTTGAAAGTGCTGGCAGCCGCAATTCCATCGGTGTTTCGCCGCGCTAACCGAACGACTAAATGTTTTCCCGTGCAACTCATGACTCGCAGCTGGCTCGGCAATCGCatggaagaagcagcagcgccgatcAGACTCTgccagattcgtgattcctgaTTGCTCGTCAGCTACATGTGCATAACTTAGCTCTAGCTTCAATCcccgagtcgtgagtgcagaacgagcagcaacattTTCATACATTTTTGCATTTTTGGTTTTGTGTCAACATTGATTTTAACAAGATGAGCTAATCCTTGCAACACGAGTGACGTGCGAGAGCCGATACGGTCATCTCGGAGTCCGACTTGAATTTTACGGTAAAAATTTTCATCTGATGTGAAGAGGTCATCGGAAGCTTCCTCTCCCGATCAAATTGACTTTATCGCGATCTCCATTCGGTTCCGAAAACGCCGTTTTACACTTTGATCCCTGCATGTCTGCCGCACCTTTCTTCGCATCATCTTCGTCCAGTAACGACAACGACCACGACCACGACCACGACGGCGTCAACAGCAGAGGCAGCCTTCACACAGACACTCAACGTACCAGAGTCTGCTTGACCGTATCGAAAGAACCTACAAAACATCTTCGCAAAGACGTTTCCATTCCGGCTCCAACCTCAAACCACGAGCCACAGTCACCATGTTGGGCCTGAAAGCGCGAAtggccatcatcgacaacTCCGGCGGGCTGATTGCAGAATGCGTGAATGTACTGCGAAACAAGACAACCCAAGGTCTAGGTCGAGTTGGTAAGTTGTCTCTACTACGCTATAGTTCCAGCCTTTCACAAATTGACTGCTGACTCCCTCACGTGAACTCTTGCTGTTATCTTTTTCAGGTGATGAGATTGTTGTCGTAGTACAGAAAGCTCGCCCAGTCTCCAACACGCCAGGCCAAGCAAACACACAAAAGGTTCGTCGGGGCGATGTCCGACATGCCGTCATCGTGCGCACTAAAAAGGAGATGACCAGACCAGACGGTCGTGTCATCCGCTTCGACGACAATGCATGCGTCCTGCTGAACAACAAGAAGGAGCCGCTAGGCACACGAGTCAATGGTGTCGTAGCCAACGAGCTCCGTGCTGCAGGCTGGGGCAAAATCGCAAGTCTGGCGCCCAAGGTCATCTAGATATCAACACTTGGAGCCCCTATTAGACCCACGTACCACAAGCATTGTTCGGCCAGATCATCAGCAGGCGTAAGCTTGGTNNNNNNNNNNNNNNNNNNNNNNNNNNNNNNNNNNNNNNNNNNNNNNNNNNNNNNNNNNNNNNNNNNNNNNNNNNNNNNNNNNNNNNNNNNNNNNNNNNNNGATTCGACCCTTTATTTTCTGTCACCATTATTCTCGCCCCCCCCTCTGCGGTGAAGACTGTTACAGCGCAAGCCAAAGCGCTTGAGCCTTGAGCCGGAAATGGTTCAGCTGACCTTCAGATTTTGAGAGCATACCTAACCAAAAACGTATAACCGAAGAGACCCAGGCGCTCAGAGGCCAACTGGCAAACATCCCTTATCACACTACGGTGCTGAAAGGACGGTATGCCTGACATGCCCGACAGCAGCATGAACGAAGCCTTACAAAGAGGAGACCAGCAGTCGTGTGAGTGTGTAGGTCGGATAAATGCGTGCCCTGTCCGCTTTTGGCGTCGCCAAACCTCTGTCGTGATTTAACTGGTCGAGTCCGAGATGGGACCtgcagcaatcgtgaatcacgagcCTCACAGATTGCACCTCCACCAACTGTCAGTCCGACACCCCGCATCGCACAGCCTTCATGGCCATTCTTCATTCTCACTTCATCGTCTTACCTCGGAACTTTTCTGTGTTGCTGTGTTGTGCCATGCGCTTGTTTAGACGCCAGGGGCTGGAAACGACTTTACACAGTCAAGCATCGCTTCTAGAAGCAAATCCTCTCCTCTATCATGTTCGACGTGCTGCTAAAATGACTAAATTGGTCCTTGCACCATTGCGACCTTGCTACCTAGAATCACTATTATGACTGAGCGGCTCCGCTGCTTTTGAATCCTGTGGGTCTGCGTGCTGCCGTACTCGTTCACCCTCATCTCTTACGGAATGCGGCGCCATCTGTTTGAGGCCAGCCAGCGCCATAATGGTGGCCCGAAAGGTACAGCAGAGGTTCAGAGAATCCTATAGACCATCTGGAGTCCGAACCTCTGACTGCACTACCCAGCATCGCCCTCTGGATCGGGTCTGGCTATCTATACTGTGCCTCCCACTGCCCTCAGACATGGTTACGCTCTCCATGTTCTCTTCTTGTGGCGCTCGGGTACAAGCGTCCTTCTACTGAGGCAGGGAACGGCACTTGAGTGGGCAGCGCGACGCTCGAATGAATAGTCTCGTTATCGTAAAGTCAACAAACGCCAATCTCACCACGTCGCACTTCATTCCCCTGTGCGTCAGTATGGACAGCCTGAGATGCCGCTCTGGATAGCCTTCCCGCAACCCGGTTTGTCTTCGCTGTATGTACTCTTTGGCTACGCCTTCTGTAGAAGCGATCTCTGTCTTGGGCCTCTACAATCCTGTCGACTTCACATTGTCCTGCACTTTTCTGCATAAGCATCTCGTTCTTCTGCGTGTGTGATTTTGAGTTGCCGAACTACCTGTTCTGACCAGAATGGCCATGGCGATGACAGTAGGAGGAGCTATGTTTCTGGCGCGCAGCATCTTGGAGAGCCTCGCGATGCTCGTGTTCTTTTACGAAAGCAGCCTTGGATGCTTTGCCAATATcgtggaagaagcagcatgTGGTCGTGGTGGCTTCCAAGCGAATATGGATTGTCTtcgtgctgctcttgccaGGAATTGTGTTCCGGAACAGCATATTGCAGAAGCCGCTTGTTACCAAGGACGTATGGATGCGTTTACGCCACGCGCATTGAGTTCACGATCTATGCTGGCTGGCAAGGAATACGAATTTTCCGAGTAATCAAGATTAGTGTCAAggacaatcgtgaatgcataTGACGAATTACAGTGTAAGCTTTAAGGAGAAATCGTCACTGCCCTACTTGCGAGTGACATATGAGTAAGGTCGAATATGATGAAGGATGACGGAGGGAGGAACTGACTTAGCCACGGCCCGAGGCGAAAAGTTGCGCCAAGCGGTAGAATACAGGTTACGCGCACACTAACGACTAGTACTTGACACGTCATagtcacaatcacgaatcgtgaatggttgCCGAGGCTGTCCTacagtgtgagtcgtgagtataTGACAGTCGAAGATTCTTCTCTCCctttgcattcgtgattcacgactgtttACTGTCATCACGAATTCAGCCTTACACTATTCTGTGCGTTGAGCTTGTGCCTACCTTTTCGTAGCGTGCATCAACAAGGTCTATCTAGCCGaagacaatcgtgaaagtGTGCATGTCACTCCAAGTATCAAGATGGACCAGTGCGAGGAGAGCAACACTTTGACCGAAGTGCATAACCTAACGCTTTGGTTGACGTGGGTGATACAGCAGTCAGTCCGACGTGCGGCCGAGGCTTTGCCATGCGTGGATTCTGATTCTGACTCTGATTCTGGTTCTGATTTTGGCGCTCGATGAAATTCATACCTCCGATGCTTCGAAAAATCCTCATTCCAAAGCGGCGGCGTAAGGGAGGCAGGACCCTGACTTGTTTCAGCCCGCCAGCAAGACGATTACGTATGGCGGAGGACCTGCCGTGTGCATCTTGGCAAGGTGCGGTTGCATCGTGGTTGCATCCATGTCCGAAGACCATCAAGCTGCGTGCTGTGCCCAAGTGCTTCGTCTGGGGAATACGTGCATGGCTGGTATGTTTGGGCGTGAGATAAACACGCACCAACTTGCAGTTCCAGTCTAAGCATGTGGGTCTTGATTGCTTTGAGATGCTAAGCATGTGGGTCTTGATTGCTTTGGgatgcgagcagcagatgcgGGCCCTGATGCAGACTAAGAAAGGATCCAGAAACCAAGATGTGAGACCCTCATCAAGGCCGTCGACAAAGCCTTGGTCGCGTTCACAATCAACAACAGCTTGACCCAGTGCTACCACCAAGCGAATGCCTCCTTCGACTGCTTGATCATCACTGAATCgaatcatcatcatcaaagCCACACCCTTGACAAGTGGAACAGTCGTTCAACATGTTGCTCTCGACGCCGATCGTTGCACTGACACAGCTCATACTCTCGGCGCTTCATCTGAACGAATTCAAATCTACACCACACTCAGCGTCAACATCGTCAACATCCGCACGCCTTGAATGGAGCGGAGACCTCCCACCGTTTCCGGACAATTCGGGCGCCTTGGTTTCTGCGTGCACGTTTGCTGTGGGACCACCCGGTCCACCGGCCAGTGCGCTATGTCCCGCCTTCAACGCGTTCTGCTCCTCGTTCCGTGATGACATGCGCGCACGTCATATTCGAAGCCTCAAATCCACCGCACCCTTTCCTCGTCCTTTCTCAGCTTCCGCAaatgacgacgatgaccaaGGCAACCCTTTGCATCACGTTAAATTCCGCACTGGCTGCACAGGAGGTGCCGAAACCGCCTCTGATGGAAGCTACATCTCGGCGTACACTGCCActtgcatcgtcgacggcgTAGATTGGGTCCCTTACGTCTTTGATCAGTTCCTGAGAGCAGAGTTCAGCGAAAAGGACAAACAAGAGTTGCCCATCTATAGCTCCTTTGTTGGATGCCAGGTTCCTGCCCGCTTGTAGACCGCTGACCGACTCAATATATACCACAGATTGgcaaaacaaaacaaaaaaagTACAAATACAAAGCAAAAGTGTGCAATCAGGATGCTGGTGGAACAGTACCAGACACAGCAGTACAcgaagcaagagcagcatTGTTTAAAGCTGCGATGCGGTTCCTTGCATCTTTGAGTGCCTTTTCGGCTTTGATGAGCTGTTCGCGCCCCTTTTCCAGGTCTTTGATGGCTGCGATGCGCGCCatctcgagtcgctcaCCTTCAGCGTTCTGAGCTTCAAGCGAGAGCGCATCGAACAGATAGCCGGTGGGTGTGTGAAGTGGGTGTGGGGGAATCGGTGGTGGACCTGTCGAGTTGCCTttggctgcatctgctTTTGCATAGAGATACGAGCGGTAAGCTGCAGGATCGGCAAACGCAAGTGCGGACACTACCGGCAGAGGCGTTGGTGGGTGTGTTGATAGTATATCGTAGAAGGCTTCCATGGGTTCGGGAAATACGATTTCGTCGTACTGCCAGGAGTGGACTACGGGAGGCAATGCCGGTTTGAGTGGTTCTGTTGTTGCTACTGCTGGCTCTGCTACCGGTGTAGACTCTACTTTTGCATCTGTGCTGGTCTGTTGTTCGGTTGTTGAGGAAGCGGTTGGATCGACCTCCATGCTATCTGGGCCAGCTTCCTGCTTGGTGCCGTTGGCAGAAGTCGAAGCTTGTCCATCCTGTTCAACGGAACTGTTGGTAGCAGACATATCAGCGGGCGGTAGCGGTGCCGGAAGTGAGGGTGCAGGCGGCGCAGGCGGCTCCGTCTCCACAGCCGCTACATTCTGCAGCCAAGGATGCAGCTTGAGATGGTGGAACAGCGTCAGCGGCTTCTCGTTGGCTTCTGCAACGAAAAAGATCTTGATCTGAATCTCAAA of the Mycosarcoma maydis chromosome 2, whole genome shotgun sequence genome contains:
- a CDS encoding uncharacterized protein (related to YAF9 - Component of a chromatin modifying complex): MSNKRVRGLAIHRPILYGSTSTPLTPAEKLAAPPDHTHKWTVAVRSAASLPLPSLSAISGASDGSSFEPGSEVGAINAASGMATPSSSSAAGGSAATVSTRGRDQEHDYHKMVGNKDDISHFIKRVQFKLHETYSQPTRNVDKFPFHITETGWGEFEIQIKIFFVAEANEKPLTLFHHLKLHPWLQNVAAVETEPPAPPAPSLPAPLPPADMSATNSSVEQDGQASTSANGTKQEAGPDSMEVDPTASSTTEQQTSTDAKVESTPVAEPAVATTEPLKPALPPVVHSWQYDEIVFPEPMEAFYDILSTHPPTPLPVVSALAFADPAAYRSYLYAKADAAKGNSTGPPPIPPHPLHTPTGYLFDALSLEAQNAEGERLEMARIAAIKDLEKGREQLIKAEKALKDARNRIAALNNAALASCTAVSGTVPPAS